From a single Helicovermis profundi genomic region:
- a CDS encoding phospho-sugar mutase, producing the protein MNYKKMYNEWINSDYFDKEFKEKLMNLSDEKEIEDRFYKYLDFGTGGIRGKIGEGTNRINKYIIRKATQGFANYINNKYSEEKSIAIAYDSRNQSPEFALEAARVMAANGIKAYLFKELRSTPELSYAVRYLKAKAGIVVTASHNPPEYNGYKIYGEDGGQLIPVEADKVINRVNEIIDFKTIKIMEEQDAIDKGLLEYLDYTIDTSFIEEVKKNLKNLEYVRKYGDKLKITYSPLHGTGGRPVKRILSEIGFNNLIEVKEQMIPDKEFTTVKSPNPEEYSAFKLSLVYAKENDADLLLATDPDCDRVGIVAKSNNGDYIALNGNQTGALLLNYILESSNDIPKNGAVVSTIVSSGIGKVIASYYNIDYISTLTGFKFIGEKMTEFEKKHNHTFIFGYEESYGYLRGTHVRDKDAVVASALIVEMALYYKSQNLSLLEKLNDIYTKFGFYKEDLVSIKLEGKEGMEEISNIMDTLRKLKPNLIAGFRVNEFIDYKFDHTTLPKSNVLKFILKDGSWLAIRPSGTEPKIKFYFSIVEKEKEKLSEKLDHVKSFILELAGVNN; encoded by the coding sequence ATGAATTATAAAAAAATGTATAATGAATGGATTAATAGCGATTATTTTGATAAAGAATTTAAAGAAAAACTTATGAACCTTAGTGATGAAAAAGAAATTGAAGATAGATTTTATAAATATCTTGATTTTGGTACAGGCGGTATACGTGGAAAAATTGGTGAGGGAACGAATAGAATTAATAAATATATCATAAGAAAAGCTACTCAGGGATTTGCAAATTATATTAACAATAAATATAGTGAAGAAAAAAGTATAGCAATTGCTTATGATTCAAGAAATCAATCGCCCGAATTTGCACTTGAAGCCGCTAGAGTTATGGCTGCTAATGGTATAAAAGCGTATTTGTTTAAAGAGCTTAGAAGTACTCCAGAATTATCTTATGCTGTGAGATATCTTAAAGCAAAGGCAGGTATAGTTGTTACTGCAAGTCATAATCCACCAGAGTATAACGGATACAAAATTTACGGAGAAGATGGTGGTCAATTAATTCCAGTTGAAGCTGATAAAGTAATTAACAGGGTTAATGAAATTATTGATTTTAAAACTATAAAAATAATGGAAGAACAAGATGCAATTGATAAAGGATTGCTTGAATATCTTGATTACACTATAGATACTAGTTTTATAGAAGAAGTTAAAAAGAATCTAAAAAATTTAGAATATGTAAGAAAATATGGAGATAAATTAAAGATAACATACTCTCCACTTCACGGTACTGGTGGAAGACCTGTAAAAAGAATACTAAGTGAAATTGGATTTAATAATTTAATTGAAGTAAAAGAACAAATGATACCCGATAAGGAATTTACAACAGTTAAATCACCTAATCCAGAAGAATACAGTGCTTTTAAATTAAGTTTAGTCTATGCGAAAGAAAACGATGCAGATTTACTTTTAGCGACTGATCCTGATTGTGATAGAGTTGGTATTGTAGCAAAATCTAATAATGGTGATTATATTGCACTTAATGGTAATCAAACGGGAGCGCTTCTTCTTAACTATATATTAGAAAGTTCAAATGATATTCCTAAAAACGGAGCAGTTGTAAGTACGATTGTTTCATCAGGAATTGGAAAAGTTATAGCAAGTTATTATAATATTGACTATATTAGTACTTTAACAGGCTTTAAGTTTATTGGCGAAAAAATGACTGAATTTGAAAAAAAACATAACCATACTTTTATTTTTGGATATGAAGAAAGTTATGGATATTTAAGAGGAACACATGTAAGGGATAAAGATGCGGTAGTTGCTTCTGCTCTTATTGTTGAAATGGCCTTATACTACAAATCTCAAAATTTATCACTTCTTGAAAAATTAAATGATATATATACTAAATTTGGATTTTATAAAGAAGATTTGGTTTCTATTAAATTAGAAGGCAAAGAAGGTATGGAGGAAATATCAAATATAATGGATACGCTTAGAAAACTTAAACCAAATTTAATTGCAGGTTTTAGAGTTAATGAATTTATCGATTATAAATTTGACCATACAACGCTTCCAAAATCAAATGTACTTAAATTTATTTTAAAAGATGGATCATGGCTAGCTATTCGTCCATCAGGTACAGAACCAAAGATAAAATTTTATTTCTCAATTGTTGAGAAAGAAAAAGAAAAACTCAGTGAAAAATTAGACCATGTTAAATCATTTATTTTAGAACTTGCTGGAGTTAATAATTAG
- a CDS encoding patatin-like phospholipase family protein, whose product MYGLVLEGGGAKGSYQIGVWRALRELNIDIGAISGTSIGAINGAFITLGLYDEVYDIWYNMEPDFGIEGDREILSKLIDFDFDVKSDDFKKIMRYLHKTAKYGGLNITPLKKILKKYIDEDKLRKAQMDYGIVTFSLSELKGKEVFKEEIPYGKLHDYIVASANLPIFKVDKIENKTYIDGGFYDNLPIGLIAKKGYKKIIAVRLQAIGIVQPVKNKDLDITYIIPSGNTGKILEFKKETMRNNLKMGYYDTLRVFKDYKGKKYCIETNKNEKYFFDLFANAPKWSIEEIKKIFGENNKPTRRLVFEKIIPIVADLLDLNDDDSYETLVISLLEFVADYYKINRYKVYLFDEFVDILLKEYKIRNKLEKDKISYSVLSNILKQSSLYRKTIKDKLLLSVFKVVCCYLKEISE is encoded by the coding sequence ATGTATGGATTAGTTTTAGAAGGTGGAGGAGCTAAGGGATCTTATCAAATTGGTGTTTGGAGAGCGCTAAGGGAACTTAATATAGACATTGGTGCTATAAGTGGAACCTCTATTGGTGCTATTAATGGAGCTTTTATTACTCTTGGTTTGTATGATGAAGTTTATGATATTTGGTATAATATGGAGCCGGATTTTGGAATCGAAGGTGATCGAGAGATACTTAGTAAGTTAATTGATTTTGATTTTGATGTTAAATCAGATGATTTTAAAAAAATAATGAGATATCTTCATAAAACAGCTAAGTATGGTGGTTTGAATATAACGCCTTTAAAAAAAATATTAAAAAAGTATATTGATGAAGATAAGCTTAGAAAAGCGCAGATGGATTATGGGATTGTTACATTTTCTCTTTCCGAACTTAAAGGAAAAGAAGTATTTAAAGAAGAAATTCCATATGGTAAATTACACGATTATATTGTAGCATCAGCAAATCTTCCTATTTTTAAAGTTGATAAAATTGAAAATAAAACATATATAGATGGTGGCTTTTATGATAATTTACCTATTGGTTTGATAGCAAAAAAAGGGTATAAAAAAATAATTGCTGTTAGGCTCCAAGCTATAGGAATAGTACAGCCTGTTAAAAATAAAGATTTAGATATAACGTATATAATACCGTCAGGTAATACTGGTAAAATTCTTGAATTTAAAAAAGAAACTATGAGAAATAATTTAAAAATGGGTTACTATGATACATTAAGGGTATTTAAAGATTATAAAGGAAAAAAATATTGTATTGAAACTAATAAAAACGAGAAATATTTTTTTGATTTATTTGCAAATGCTCCAAAATGGTCTATTGAAGAGATAAAAAAAATATTTGGTGAAAATAATAAACCAACTAGAAGATTAGTGTTTGAAAAAATAATTCCAATAGTTGCTGATTTATTAGATCTTAATGATGATGATTCTTATGAAACTCTTGTAATATCATTACTTGAGTTTGTTGCAGACTACTATAAAATAAATAGATATAAGGTTTACTTATTTGATGAGTTTGTAGACATTTTGTTAAAAGAGTATAAAATTAGAAACAAATTAGAAAAAGATAAAATTTCCTATTCTGTTTTATCAAATATTCTTAAACAATCTTCACTTTATAGGAAAACAATAAAAGATAAATTATTATTAAGTGTTTTTAAAGTTGTGTGTTGTTATTTAAAAGAGATAAGCGAATAA
- the fabZ gene encoding 3-hydroxyacyl-ACP dehydratase FabZ, with amino-acid sequence MLNSIEIQKILPHRYPFLLVDKILELEVGVKAVGIKNVTFNEPFFQGHFPGNPIMPGVLIVEALAQVGAVALMSLEENKGKLAVFAGIDKVRFKKQVIPGDTLRMEVKLEAMRRGIGKGQAIAYVDGKVACKGELMFGIVENN; translated from the coding sequence ATGTTAAATTCTATAGAAATTCAAAAAATACTTCCGCATAGATATCCGTTTTTATTAGTTGATAAAATTTTAGAATTAGAAGTAGGAGTAAAAGCTGTTGGAATTAAGAATGTTACATTTAATGAACCATTTTTCCAAGGTCATTTCCCAGGAAATCCAATTATGCCAGGCGTATTAATAGTAGAAGCATTAGCTCAAGTTGGTGCAGTAGCACTTATGAGTCTTGAAGAAAATAAAGGAAAACTTGCTGTATTTGCCGGAATAGACAAAGTGAGATTTAAAAAACAAGTGATACCGGGAGATACTCTGAGAATGGAAGTAAAATTAGAAGCGATGAGACGAGGAATAGGAAAAGGCCAAGCAATAGCGTATGTAGATGGAAAAGTAGCATGCAAAGGTGAATTAATGTTTGGCATTGTCGAAAACAATTAG
- a CDS encoding rod-binding protein encodes MKIGNNVSMNSSIDSAKANAEKATDDAFKDMLERAKKSKDKSELKKVAEDFESIFINMMFKSMRGSSENKDGFIEKSNARSMFESMYDEELSKVISKSGGFGISDMIYKSLNKNIENTNKDDEDKVKSIDIKG; translated from the coding sequence ATGAAAATAGGAAATAATGTTAGTATGAATTCTAGTATTGATTCTGCAAAAGCAAATGCAGAAAAAGCTACTGATGACGCTTTTAAGGATATGCTTGAAAGAGCAAAAAAATCAAAGGATAAAAGTGAATTAAAAAAAGTTGCTGAGGATTTTGAATCTATTTTTATTAATATGATGTTTAAATCAATGAGAGGTTCATCTGAAAATAAAGATGGTTTTATTGAAAAAAGTAATGCTAGAAGTATGTTTGAATCGATGTATGATGAAGAATTATCAAAAGTTATATCTAAATCGGGTGGATTTGGAATTTCTGATATGATATATAAATCACTAAACAAAAATATTGAAAATACTAATAAAGATGATGAAGATAAAGTCAAAAGTATTGACATTAAAGGATAG
- the flgG gene encoding flagellar basal-body rod protein FlgG, producing MRALNAAASGMKGLQLKIDTIANNLANVNTTGFKKQRVEFKDLLYENILQEQKVDTDGRPVIVQIGQGVMTSATTRSFVPGTLQNTNGDTDVAINGDGFFEIVDEKGKTRFTKDGSFKISLIDGNSYLVTNEGYKVQGLDGDINLGTDVDKIIIDKSGKISVKRNGSDNEEEVTTLKTDKFFNPSGLESIGSNLYASTAVSGNPISNETEDTGEVWQGFLETSNVQVVDEMINMITAQRAYEINSKTIQTADKMLELANNLRR from the coding sequence ATGAGAGCATTAAATGCTGCTGCATCAGGCATGAAAGGATTACAACTTAAAATAGATACTATAGCAAATAATTTAGCAAACGTAAATACTACTGGCTTTAAGAAACAAAGAGTGGAATTTAAAGATTTATTATATGAGAATATTTTACAAGAACAAAAAGTTGATACTGATGGAAGACCGGTTATAGTTCAAATAGGTCAAGGTGTAATGACTTCTGCAACTACTAGAAGTTTTGTACCTGGAACACTTCAAAATACTAATGGTGATACAGATGTAGCAATTAATGGCGATGGTTTTTTTGAAATTGTTGATGAAAAGGGTAAAACAAGATTTACAAAAGATGGTTCTTTTAAAATAAGTTTGATAGATGGTAATTCATATTTAGTAACGAACGAAGGCTATAAAGTTCAAGGATTAGATGGAGATATTAATTTAGGCACAGATGTCGACAAGATAATAATTGATAAATCAGGAAAAATTTCAGTAAAAAGAAATGGTTCGGATAACGAAGAAGAAGTAACTACGCTTAAAACAGATAAATTTTTTAATCCTTCTGGATTAGAGTCAATAGGTAGCAATTTATATGCTAGTACGGCTGTATCGGGAAATCCTATTTCAAATGAAACAGAAGATACAGGAGAAGTTTGGCAAGGATTTTTAGAAACTTCAAATGTTCAAGTAGTGGATGAGATGATTAATATGATAACGGCACAAAGAGCATATGAAATAAACTCGAAAACTATTCAAACAGCAGACAAAATGTTAGAACTTGCTAACAATTTAAGACGATAA
- a CDS encoding flagellar basal body rod C-terminal domain-containing protein produces MLRGLYLSGTSALVNQKKIDEISNNIANIETISFKKSEVLAESFNDVLISKFNGSNVPSEGGFDKINVSKYGDNYLLDTKWGYFRVKNEEGISNNKSARFSVDKDGFLSTYYLNVDKSKDLTRGNRAIGNDGKDIFIGTGKLDINEKGDVLVDGKKISNLIKMVAPNVVGTLNAGVRADRSITDFNQGELKTTERKLDIALSGRGFMEVKNGDTNYYVRDGRFLLNEAHELVTNSGFKVQGTKGDIKLDSENVEINEFGEIISNGKIIDKIKTTNFSEYSDLLRVGSTVYETKKNMLGKKTEFKGTLIQGMLEQSNSNAVTESIELLSLYRKYESGQKLMKAYDDTLNKAVNDLGKI; encoded by the coding sequence ATGTTAAGAGGTTTGTATTTATCTGGAACTAGTGCTTTGGTAAACCAAAAGAAAATAGATGAAATTAGTAATAATATTGCTAATATTGAAACAATAAGTTTTAAGAAATCTGAAGTATTAGCTGAATCTTTTAATGATGTCCTAATATCTAAATTTAATGGTTCAAACGTACCTTCAGAAGGTGGTTTTGATAAAATAAATGTTTCTAAGTATGGTGATAATTATTTACTTGATACTAAATGGGGATATTTTAGAGTAAAAAATGAAGAAGGTATTTCTAATAATAAATCTGCTAGGTTTTCAGTTGATAAAGATGGATTTTTAAGTACGTATTACTTAAATGTTGATAAATCTAAAGACCTTACTAGAGGTAATAGAGCTATTGGTAATGATGGTAAGGATATATTTATTGGCACTGGAAAACTTGACATAAATGAAAAAGGTGATGTTTTAGTTGATGGTAAAAAAATAAGTAACTTAATTAAAATGGTTGCTCCGAATGTAGTAGGAACTTTAAATGCTGGTGTAAGAGCTGATAGATCAATCACTGATTTTAATCAAGGTGAACTTAAAACAACTGAGAGGAAACTTGATATTGCTCTAAGTGGAAGAGGGTTTATGGAAGTAAAGAATGGTGACACTAATTATTATGTACGAGATGGTAGATTCTTACTAAATGAAGCTCATGAACTAGTAACTAATAGTGGATTTAAAGTTCAAGGAACTAAAGGAGATATTAAACTTGATTCGGAAAATGTTGAAATTAATGAGTTTGGAGAAATAATTAGTAATGGAAAAATTATTGATAAAATAAAAACTACCAACTTTTCTGAATATAGCGATTTACTTAGAGTAGGCTCAACTGTATATGAAACTAAAAAAAATATGTTAGGAAAGAAAACGGAATTTAAAGGCACTCTTATTCAAGGTATGCTTGAGCAATCAAATTCTAATGCAGTTACTGAAAGTATAGAGCTTTTATCTTTATATAGAAAATATGAATCTGGACAAAAACTTATGAAAGCGTATGATGATACTTTAAATAAAGCAGTAAATGATCTTGGAAAGATTTAG
- a CDS encoding rod shape-determining protein, producing MFGFGTEIGIDLGTASVLVYIKGKGIVLQEPSVVAIDRNTDTVLAVGSEARRMLGRTPGNIVAIRPLKDGVISDYKITERMLRYFIKKTCGKSMFFKPKIIVCVPSGVTQVEERAVYDATSEAGGGKTFIIEEPIAAAIGAGLDITKPDGNMIIDIGGGTADIAVISLGGIVVSKSIKVAGDKFDEFIIKYMRKAHNLLVGERTAEELKINIGTASPRAKPIKMDCRGRDLITGLPKNITVTSEEMLEALREPVNSISDAVHAVLEKTPPELASDISSRGIVMTGGGSLLHGLNKLLEKRTGIPTYIAEDAVSCVAKGTGLSLEHLDVLERSMSSKKSIRY from the coding sequence ATGTTCGGGTTTGGAACGGAAATTGGAATTGACTTAGGCACAGCGAGTGTTTTAGTTTATATAAAAGGAAAAGGAATAGTTCTTCAAGAACCTTCTGTTGTGGCAATCGATAGAAATACTGATACTGTTTTAGCAGTTGGATCAGAAGCTAGAAGAATGTTAGGAAGAACTCCTGGTAACATCGTTGCTATTAGACCACTTAAAGATGGTGTAATATCTGACTATAAGATTACCGAAAGAATGCTTAGATATTTTATAAAAAAAACGTGCGGAAAAAGTATGTTTTTTAAGCCCAAAATAATAGTTTGTGTGCCTAGTGGAGTAACTCAGGTCGAAGAAAGAGCTGTTTATGATGCAACTTCAGAAGCTGGTGGCGGAAAAACTTTTATAATTGAAGAGCCAATTGCAGCTGCAATTGGAGCTGGACTTGATATAACAAAACCTGATGGAAATATGATAATTGATATCGGTGGTGGTACTGCTGATATAGCAGTAATTTCACTCGGTGGTATTGTTGTTAGTAAATCAATTAAAGTTGCTGGAGATAAATTTGATGAATTTATTATTAAATATATGAGAAAAGCACATAATTTATTGGTTGGTGAAAGAACAGCTGAAGAACTTAAAATTAATATTGGAACTGCATCGCCAAGAGCGAAACCTATTAAAATGGATTGTAGAGGAAGAGATTTAATTACAGGTCTTCCTAAAAATATAACCGTAACAAGCGAAGAAATGCTTGAAGCTTTAAGAGAACCAGTTAATTCGATAAGTGATGCAGTACATGCAGTGCTTGAAAAGACACCACCAGAACTTGCATCGGACATTAGTTCGAGAGGAATTGTAATGACAGGTGGAGGATCACTTTTACATGGTCTTAATAAATTACTTGAAAAAAGAACCGGTATTCCAACTTATATAGCTGAAGATGCAGTTTCATGTGTTGCAAAAGGAACTGGATTGTCTCTTGAACATTTAGATGTTCTTGAGAGAAGTATGTCATCTAAAAAAAGTATACGCTACTAA
- the murA gene encoding UDP-N-acetylglucosamine 1-carboxyvinyltransferase: MAKIIVKNSGPLEGTIRVSGAKNAILPILAATLLAEEKCYLEDIPLLKDVVVMSDVLRSLGAEVSQVTNGEMTIYTPEIKSNEAPYDLVQKMRASFYVLGPLLARTGVAKIPMPGGCAIGARPIDLHLKGFTALGAKIEFGHGFVEARAEKLIGASIYLDFPSVGATENIMMAAVLAEGTTIIENAAEEPEIIDLANFLNKIGANVKGAGTDTIRILGVKKLLGANHAPIPDRIEAGTYMIAVAAAGGNVLIENVVPSHLKPIIAKLKECGIDIAEEEDNIRVISDGNIKSVDITTLPYPGFPTDLQAQFMAMLTKSNGVSVVMETVFENRFMHVAELSRMGANIKIEGHSAVVQGKSNLEGAKVKATDLRAGAALIIAGLISEGSTEIVDTYHIDRGYYDIENKLTGIGVNITRVKKII; encoded by the coding sequence TTGGCTAAGATTATTGTAAAAAATAGTGGACCTTTGGAAGGTACTATTAGAGTTAGTGGAGCGAAAAATGCTATTTTACCAATACTTGCAGCTACGTTGTTAGCTGAAGAAAAATGTTATTTAGAAGATATTCCACTTCTAAAAGATGTTGTTGTAATGAGTGATGTTCTAAGGTCACTTGGAGCTGAGGTAAGCCAAGTAACAAATGGAGAAATGACTATATATACTCCAGAAATCAAATCGAATGAAGCTCCTTATGATTTAGTTCAAAAAATGAGAGCATCTTTTTATGTTCTTGGACCACTTTTGGCTAGAACTGGTGTTGCAAAGATTCCCATGCCAGGTGGATGCGCAATTGGAGCGAGGCCGATTGACTTACATTTAAAAGGATTTACAGCGCTTGGTGCTAAGATCGAATTTGGTCACGGATTTGTTGAAGCTAGAGCTGAAAAATTAATAGGAGCTTCAATATATCTTGATTTTCCGAGTGTGGGTGCTACTGAAAATATTATGATGGCCGCTGTTCTTGCAGAAGGAACAACTATCATAGAAAATGCAGCTGAAGAACCAGAGATAATAGATTTAGCAAATTTCTTAAATAAAATTGGAGCAAATGTAAAGGGTGCAGGAACTGATACCATTAGAATTCTTGGAGTTAAAAAACTATTAGGTGCAAATCATGCTCCTATACCAGATAGAATAGAAGCTGGTACATATATGATTGCTGTAGCTGCTGCTGGTGGAAATGTATTAATAGAAAATGTTGTTCCAAGTCATTTAAAACCAATAATTGCAAAATTAAAAGAATGTGGTATAGATATTGCAGAAGAGGAAGATAATATTAGAGTTATTTCTGATGGAAATATTAAATCAGTTGATATAACTACACTTCCATATCCAGGATTTCCTACAGATTTACAAGCTCAATTTATGGCAATGCTTACAAAATCGAATGGAGTTAGTGTTGTTATGGAAACTGTTTTTGAAAATAGATTTATGCACGTTGCTGAACTTTCTAGAATGGGAGCTAATATTAAAATAGAAGGTCATAGTGCAGTTGTTCAAGGCAAATCAAATTTAGAAGGTGCAAAAGTAAAAGCTACGGATTTGAGAGCTGGAGCTGCGCTTATTATTGCAGGTTTAATTTCAGAAGGTAGTACTGAAATTGTAGATACATATCATATTGATAGAGGATATTATGATATTGAAAATAAATTAACCGGTATTGGAGTAAATATAACTAGAGTTAAAAAAATAATTTAG
- the atpC gene encoding ATP synthase F1 subunit epsilon, with amino-acid sequence MAGNFKLKIVTPSRSFFDGDVEMVIIRVSEGDMGILKDHEPVVSPVAIGPIRIKNVDGKFVEAACAGGFMTVTDEQTTIVTDAAEWAHEIDVERAKEALDRNRNRLDSDDHEVDVVRARTSLNRAMNRLRITGIDI; translated from the coding sequence ATGGCTGGAAATTTTAAATTAAAAATTGTAACTCCAAGCAGAAGTTTTTTTGATGGAGATGTAGAAATGGTCATTATAAGAGTTTCTGAAGGAGATATGGGAATTCTTAAAGATCACGAACCAGTTGTTTCTCCAGTAGCGATTGGACCTATTAGAATTAAAAATGTTGATGGTAAGTTTGTTGAAGCTGCGTGTGCGGGTGGATTTATGACGGTTACTGATGAGCAAACAACAATAGTTACAGATGCAGCAGAATGGGCTCACGAAATAGATGTTGAAAGAGCTAAAGAAGCTCTTGATAGAAATAGAAATAGACTTGATAGCGATGATCATGAAGTTGATGTAGTTAGAGCTCGAACTTCACTAAATAGAGCTATGAATAGATTGAGGATTACAGGTATAGATATATAA
- the atpD gene encoding F0F1 ATP synthase subunit beta has product MEPSKGKIVQIIGPVLDVRFESEHLPKIYDAVRVEYNDIKLTAEVAQHIGNDTVRCIAMSSTDGLIRGVEVINTGNPISVPVGPGTVGRLINVLGETIDNKGQITEGEKWPIHRDPPKFEDQETSTEILETGIKVVDLIAPYTKGGKIGLFGGAGVGKTVLIQELINNIAKEHGGQSVFAGVGERTREGNDLYNEMVESGVIDKTTLVFGQMNEPPGARMRVGLTGLTMAEYFRDQEGKDVLLFIDNIFRFTQAGSEVSALLGRMPSAVGYQPTLATDMGALQERITSTNRGSITSVQAVYVPADDLTDPAPATTFSHLDATTVLSRKISEKGIYPAVDPLDSVSRILTPDVVGNEHYSVARKVQEILQRYKELQDIIAILGMDELSDEDKLVVNRARKVERFLSQPFFVAEQFTGMSGKYVPLKETVRGFKEILEGKHDDLPEQAFFFAGSIDEVIEKAKNL; this is encoded by the coding sequence ATGGAGCCTAGTAAAGGTAAGATAGTTCAGATTATTGGACCAGTTTTAGATGTTCGATTTGAATCTGAACATTTGCCCAAAATATATGATGCTGTCAGAGTTGAATACAATGATATTAAACTGACTGCAGAAGTAGCTCAACATATTGGTAATGATACAGTTAGATGTATTGCAATGTCATCAACTGATGGTCTTATTAGAGGTGTTGAGGTAATTAATACAGGCAACCCAATTAGTGTTCCTGTTGGTCCAGGTACTGTAGGAAGACTTATAAATGTTTTAGGTGAAACAATTGATAATAAAGGTCAAATTACCGAAGGTGAGAAATGGCCTATTCATAGAGATCCGCCTAAGTTTGAAGATCAAGAAACATCTACAGAAATTCTAGAAACGGGTATTAAGGTTGTTGACTTAATTGCACCCTATACAAAAGGTGGTAAAATTGGACTTTTTGGTGGTGCTGGTGTTGGAAAAACAGTACTTATTCAAGAGTTAATCAATAACATCGCAAAAGAACACGGTGGACAATCAGTTTTCGCTGGTGTTGGAGAGAGAACAAGAGAAGGTAATGATTTATATAATGAAATGGTTGAATCAGGAGTTATTGATAAAACTACATTAGTATTTGGTCAGATGAATGAACCACCAGGAGCAAGAATGAGAGTTGGTTTAACTGGACTTACTATGGCTGAATATTTTAGAGATCAAGAAGGTAAAGATGTTTTACTTTTCATTGATAATATATTTAGATTTACTCAAGCTGGTTCTGAAGTTTCAGCGTTACTTGGTCGTATGCCTTCAGCAGTTGGTTATCAACCGACACTTGCAACTGACATGGGTGCGCTTCAAGAGAGAATTACATCAACTAATAGAGGTTCTATAACTTCTGTGCAAGCTGTATATGTTCCTGCAGACGACTTAACTGACCCGGCTCCAGCAACTACATTTTCACATCTTGATGCAACTACTGTTCTTTCAAGAAAAATTTCTGAAAAAGGTATTTATCCTGCTGTAGATCCTCTTGATTCTGTTTCAAGAATTCTTACACCGGATGTTGTAGGAAATGAGCATTATAGCGTAGCTAGAAAAGTTCAGGAAATTCTTCAAAGATATAAGGAACTTCAGGATATTATAGCAATTCTTGGTATGGATGAATTATCAGATGAAGATAAATTAGTTGTTAATAGAGCTAGAAAAGTTGAAAGATTCTTATCTCAACCTTTCTTTGTTGCGGAGCAGTTTACAGGTATGTCAGGAAAATATGTTCCTTTGAAAGAAACGGTTAGAGGATTTAAAGAAATTCTTGAAGGAAAACATGATGATCTTCCAGAGCAAGCATTCTTTTTCGCGGGTTCTATTGATGAAGTTATTGAAAAGGCTAAAAACTTATAG
- the atpG gene encoding ATP synthase F1 subunit gamma has protein sequence MAGMGTRDIKRKIKSVNSTKQITKAMELVSTAKLRRNKNRMDMTKPYFEVVMNAVQDIIRNETSFKHEYINNREVKNSLYIIVTADRGLCGGYNANAMKLLANEISNKDSALLITIGKKATDFFEKRDYKVFKNYTYISESPTFSHAQDIARNALKLYSEEKIDEIKFIYTSFKSTISQEPVMLKLLPVEVDKSTEVDVKEENLEDYEFITYEPSAEFVLEFIIPKYIESTIYGGMVESSASEQAARRVAMESATDNADDMISELTLTYNQARQSSITQEISEIVGGAEALK, from the coding sequence ATGGCGGGAATGGGTACTCGTGACATTAAACGTAAAATAAAAAGCGTTAACAGCACGAAACAAATTACCAAAGCTATGGAACTCGTATCAACTGCTAAACTCAGAAGAAACAAGAATAGAATGGATATGACTAAACCATATTTTGAAGTCGTAATGAATGCTGTTCAAGATATAATTAGAAATGAAACTAGTTTTAAGCATGAATATATTAATAATAGAGAAGTTAAGAATTCTTTATATATTATTGTTACTGCAGATAGAGGACTATGTGGTGGTTATAATGCAAATGCTATGAAGCTCCTTGCTAATGAAATTAGCAATAAAGATTCAGCATTACTTATTACCATAGGGAAAAAAGCTACAGACTTTTTTGAAAAAAGAGATTATAAAGTATTTAAAAATTATACTTATATTTCTGAAAGTCCTACTTTTTCACATGCTCAGGATATCGCAAGAAATGCGTTGAAATTGTATTCTGAAGAAAAAATTGATGAAATAAAATTCATATATACATCTTTTAAAAGTACAATTTCTCAAGAACCAGTTATGTTGAAATTATTACCAGTTGAAGTTGATAAAAGTACTGAAGTTGATGTAAAGGAAGAAAATTTGGAGGATTATGAATTTATTACTTATGAACCTTCAGCTGAATTTGTTTTAGAATTTATTATTCCAAAATATATCGAAAGTACAATTTATGGCGGAATGGTTGAATCTTCAGCATCTGAGCAAGCGGCGAGAAGAGTTGCAATGGAAAGTGCTACGGACAATGCAGATGATATGATTTCAGAACTTACTTTAACTTATAACCAAGCTAGACAAAGTTCTATAACTCAAGAAATATCTGAAATTGTTGGTGGTGCAGAAGCGTTAAAATAA